The genomic window ATTGCACCCCCTATAAAAGAAGCTTTAAAAAAAACTTTTAGAGTCGTTTTTTCACATTCAAGGTTTTTCGAGTGGTCAAAAAGGTGTTTAATAACAAAGGTTGAGAAAAAGAAAGCCGCTAAAAGATCCATGGTTTGGTACCCTTGGAAAAAACCATTTTTAAAAGCTTCTATGGAGTTCATATTGCCTTCAATAGAAGATCCGTCTTTTAGACTATAAAAAGCGATGATGCCAATAAAAAGAAGCAAAAGCGGGGTTAAAAAAGTACCTAATAAATCTACAATTTTATTCTTATTGATCGTTAAAAGAAAAACTAGACAACAGAGAATACCGCTTGAAACGGCAAGAGGCGTTCCCGGCATAATTAACTCTAGTGCGCCATGAGCTACTGTTAGACATCTGGCTAAGACGCCAAAAGGACCCATTAAGGCAAGAGAGAGAAAGGTGAAAAGAAATAATCCTTTTTTTCCAAAGCAGCTAAAAAAACTTGGGAGATCTCCTTTGTAGAGCAAAATGCCTAAGACCCCAAGGAATGGAACTAGAACTCCTGTTAATAAAATACCCATGGAAGCAAATAAAATTGAGCCGCCGCAATCTTGCCCGACAGCTATAGGAAATACAAGATTTCCGGATCCAAAAAACATGGAAAAAAGGGCAAAGCCCGTACTTAAAACTAGTCCCTTGGTCTTCATACCAAAAATTCCTTTCACGTTACAAATTCATAAAAAAAAACCGCACTTTAAAGGTGCGGTTTTTTTTCGAGGCGAAAAAAAAAGCCGCAACTTAAGCGGCTTTAAGATCAACCGATAAAGAAAATCGATCACATCCGTCCCGCTTGGCTCTTGCGAGTCATAATAATTCGGATACGAATGTCATTTCGATTTAATTTATTCATAATTATAAAAAATATTTAATAATTTTATTTATTGTATACCGATAAGATCTTTTATTTCTAGCCTAAAAATGCTAAGCCCCTGTTCTTAAGAGAAAAATAAAACTTCTAATTTTAACATCATCAAGATTTTTTAAATCAAAACAGAGCCTTGTGAAGGCATTTGATTGTATTTCTAAAGCATTCTTCGGGTTTAAGACTGAGTAAAGCGAGCAAAAGCTAGCGGTTAAGTTATAGAGGGCTTTTCCAAAAGAGTGGCTAGTTTCATCTGATAAAAATTTAATTTGACAAACTGTTAAAAGAGTGGCCAGTCCGAATAATATGGACCTTGCTAATGAACCAATGGTGTTAAGGATGTTTTGGGGAAAAGAAACAAGAGATAGGGTCGCCGTTTCAAATGTCCCGTAAAAAACGGGTGGGTAAGATGAATCTATAGGAAACATAGTACTCTCCTTGTTTGAAGGTTAAATAAGGCACTTTAAAATCTTTAGAGGTTAGTTTTTTTACAGGCTTCTCATTCTCCGTAAGGACTGAACTTTTACGTTCATAAATCGGCATAATTGAGGGGAGGGCAGCCAGTTAAAAGTGTCTTTAGGCTTCTCTTTTTGAATGAGGATGTCAAGGGAGCCGTCTTCATTAAATTTTAGGTCCTCACTATCCGAAAATGGCCTATCGACTATAGGAATTTTCAGAACTTTCAAAACGAGAGGTTCTTTCGAAAGGTCTTTGAGGGGGGCTTTTCGAGAAGTTGGATGATTCGTTTTCGTCCTCACCTCATTTGTCGCATCCTTAAGGGCAAGAGGATAGCCATAAATGGTGGTTTCCTCGATCAAATCTTCTTTATTCTGGTTTAAGTTAGCAAATAAAAGCCCGCTTCCAAAGATAGCCATAAAAATAACAAAAACCCAAAGACTTTTCATAGACATAGGGTACCCTATGTATTTGAAATGTATAAAAAAATTTGCACAAGATCAGCCCATTTTTCCAATCAAAAGCGAGTTTCGAAAGAAGTCTATTCAATTTAGCTCGGATTCCAGATTAAGAGGAATGAGAGTCATTTTACCTATGAAATGTGTAATAGATTATTTTATAAATTCTTGCAACTAAGATAAAAATTGAAGGAGTTTTGTTAGTTCGTAAAAATTAATTTCCAAACTTTAAATAAGGCTTTCAAGCGTTTTTCAATAGTTATTTCAGGGTTTCGATAAAGGGCAAGAATTCGATATTTTGATGCCTTAGGCTGGTCTGAAACGGGGAATAAATTAGATCTTAGGGTTAAGAAACAGGGGAGAAAACCGATTTCTTTTGAGTCTTTACAAATATCATAGATTAAAGACCAGCTAGGAAGCCTTGACTTTATGGGTAAGGGGGCATTATGGAACTCTTGCCATTTTTGTTGAAAACTTAAAACTTCCATTTGATCTTCAGGGATAAGGACGGGGTCATGTTTTGCATTTTTATTTGCTGAATAGAGTTGAAAGGAAGTGATGCCAAGCTCCTCTGCCGTAACACCTTCCCAGAGGGCATTATCTAAGCAAATCGCAACATCTGACTCACCCTGAAGAAGAGATCTATAGGCATGGTCCGGGCGCATTAATTTTAGTTCGATCTTATCTAAAACAATTGCTGAAGGGATTAAAACTCTTGCAAGTGCTTGTGTGGTTGCTACTCGTATAGGGGCTTTTTCTTTTTTTGCCACTATTTCCTTAAGATTTTTTAGCCAGGATTCAGCTTTCGGAAGAAGAAGCTCACCTTCTTTTGTAAGCTTGAATTGTCTTTTTTCATGCTTGCAAAGAAGCCTTCCGAAGGCAAATTCAACCCTTTGAATCACAGCGCTTGCAGCACTTTGGCTTAAGTAATGGAGTTTCGCAGCTTTCCCTAAACTCTTTAAACGAGCCGCCGTGATAAAAAGCTCTAGATCTGCGATTCTTAAGTTTTTAAGAGAGTTGGTTTCTTGATCTAACTTTTTCATATATCATTTTTATCGATATTAAAATTCAATTATATCGACAATACAAATAAAAACAAAGGAAATATAATCAGCGGTCAACCTATATAGGAGATCCTTTTTTATGAATTCCTTCGTATCGATTCTTCAATGGCTTTGCCGTTTTAATTTCGGAAATTTTGAAAAAGAAGAATTTAAAAAATTTCTAAGGCTGGGGCTGATTTTTGGTCTTATTATAGGAGTCTATTGGACTTTAAGACCTTTAAAAGACGCTATCTTTATTCAGTTGGTAGATAAGATGCAACTGCCCTTCGCAAAAACTTTTTCAGTTCTCGCATTAATACCGCTTGTTATGGTTTACACAAGGTTAATCGATAAGTTTTCAAAAGAAAGAATGCTGATCCTTTTGCCTTCATTTTATGGAGTGATGATCTTTGGATTCAGCCTCCTTATGTTATGGCTTCAAATGCCTAAAGAACAATTCTTAAGCCTGTCTTTAACTTTTAAAGTTTTTGCGAGAATAACAGGCTATTTCTGGTATTTATTTGTTGAAAGTTTCGGATCCCTCGTCGTGGCTTTATTTTGGGCCTTTTCAACCAACATCACAAACCCTAATGCAGCTAAGAAGGGATTTCCCTTAATTGTAGCTTTAGGTCAGTTGGGAGGGGTAATTTTGCCATATAATATAGGTGGGCTCCCTCATCGATTGCAGCTATCGACAGATGCTTTATCTCTATTTATTCTATCCCTTCTTGTTTTCGCTTTGATTCCGCTTGTTCGTCATTTTTTCAAAGCCACTCCAAAAGAACTCTTTGATTCCTTCGGCTTGGAAAAAAAAGAAAATGACCAAAAAGAAAAGTCTGAACCCGGGTTTTTAGAAGGGCTTAAATTGGTTGCCAAGCATCGTTACCTGCTAGGGTTATTTTTTGTAAATTTTATCTATGAATTTATTGTGACCTTATTTGACTTTAACTTCAAAATTGCCGCTGCAAGCACGTTTACGGGGGTGGCCCTTAGCAATTACTTAAGCCTCTACGGATCGTCTGTGAACTTGATATCTTTATTATGTTTACTTTTTGGCATTAGCAATATCACAAGATTTTTAGGCGTTGGAGCAGCGCTTTGCTTGATGCCGATGATTGTAGGATTTGCATTGTTCGGTTTTTTGACAATTGACAGCTTGAATTTTCTTTTCATGCTCATGGTTGGTTCCAAAGCTATCAATTACGCCTTAAATGGCCCGGCTTTGAAACAATTATATATTCCAACCACCTCTCAAGTCCGTTTCCAAGCGGGGGCTTGGATTGAGACTTTTGGTTCCAGGGCTTCTAAGGAAGCAGGCTCTTTATTCAATATTCTTTTGACCCCCCTTCAGGCCAATTTTGGACAAGTTCTTGGCAAATCGTATTATTTAATGCTCTCAGGGTATCTTGGATTTCCTCTTTTATTGCTCTGGGCTTTTTTAGCTTTATTTTTGGGCCGTTCTTTTAAAAATGCGGTTCAAAGCAAGCAAATCATTTGCTAAATTAGAACCTCGAGCGGTTGGAATGCCCCTCGGGGTTCTTAGAATTTTTCTTTACAGCAAAGATTGAAATTGATAACTTCAATAGCACTTTATATTTAAAAACGTCCGTTCAATTTTTTTCTTTACCTTCATAAGGTCCTTTTATGGCCTTATATTTCGATTTTTACCAGATTTTAGAGTTTTTATGAGCATCATTTCGGTTAAAGACCTTTATAAGGAATTTCATGTCCCCGTTAGAAAAAAAGGATTTTTAGGGTCTTTACGCTCTCTTTTTTCTCGTCAATCTCTAACTCGTGTAGCTATCAACCACGTTTCATTTGATGTCCATGAAGGGGAGCTTTTAGGGTATATTGGGCCGAATGGAGCGGGAAAAAGCACAACTGTTAAGCTGCTTTCAGGAATTTTACTTCCAACTTCCGGCGAGGTAAAAATTCTTGGAAAAACCCCATGGGTGAATAGAGTTGAAACAGCCAGGCAAATTGGCGTTGTATTTGGTCAAAGAACGCAGCTTTGGTGGGATTTACCTGTCATTGAATCCTTTGACCTTTTAAGAGATATCTATCGGGTTTCAGATCAAAATTACAAAAAAATTCTAGATACTTTAACTTCAACGCTTGAGCTTTCGAAAATTTTAAACGTACCGGTTCGCCAGCTAAGTTTAGGTCAGAGAATGCGCTGCGACCTTGCAGCATCTCTTCTTCATTCTCCAAAGATTCTTTTCCTGGATGAGCCTACAATAGGTCTTGATGCGGTAAGTAAGCTTGCCGTTCGAGATTTCATAAAACATCTTAATAAAGAGCATAAAGTTACTGTTCTTTTGACAACGCATGACATGGATGACATAGAGTCTTTATGCAAGCGTGTCTTGATTTTAAATGAAGGCCAAATTTTTCTTGATGGCCCTCTTTCGACCTTAAGAAAAAAAATGCTTCCCGAGCGCCATTTAATTGTAGATATGGATAAGGAAATCGAGGGGATTGAAATTGAGGGCGCAGAAGTATTTAAAAGGGAAGGGCATAGACTCTACATCCGGTTTAATCCGGATGTTATTTCAACCCCTAAGCTCATTTCTGAAATTACTGGAAAGCATGCTATCCATGACCTTTATGTTGAAAACCCGCCAATTGAGGAGATCATAGCAAAATTTTACCGGGATGCTAATCTATGAGTCCCTATATTGCCCTCTTTAATGCCAGGCTCTTAACTTTAATTCAGTATAGAGTAGCCGCCTTTGCAGGTTTTCTAACCCAAATTTTTTGGGGTTTAATCAAGACAATGATTCTGACTGCTTTTTTTTTGGAAGCCAAAGGCCCTGAACCGATTACGCTAATGCAAGGGATTACATTCATTTGGCTTGGCCAGGGTTTTTTGCAATTACTTCCCTGGAATATAGATAAGGAAATAGAATCGGATATTCGAAGCGGCAATGTGGCTTATGAGCTTGTAAGACCTTTGGATTTATACAGCCTATGGTTTGCAAGAGCTTTAGCTATGAGAGTTGTTCTAACTTTAATGAGAAGCCCTTTTCTTTTATTGATAGCTTTTCTATTCTTTGGTTTGCCGCTGCCAGATTCTTTCTTGTCAGGTCTTGCATTTCTTGGATCGCTTTGCCTTGCAGCGCTTCTCTCTTCAGCGATTACAACGCTTGTTCATATCACTTTATTTTGGACCCTTTCCGGAGAGGGTATTTTAAGGCTTCTGCCTCACTTTACCATTGTTTTAAGCGGGCTTGTCGTTCCATTGCCTTTATTTCCTGAGTGGATGAAACCGGTTATCAATAGTCAGCCCTTTAGAGGCATTATTGATATTCCCTCGCGTATCTATACCGGAGTCATTCCTGCAAGTGAAGTGCTTTTTTATTACGCTTTCCAAGCCTTTTGGATTCTATCTCTTGTTCTTCTTGGAAAGTTTTTAATCGGACGCGCTTTAAAGAAAGTCGTCATACAAGGCGGTTGAACAGTGTTTTTAGAAAAGACCCGATTATATTTCAAGCTTGTTTCAATTTCATTTAGGTCTCAAATGCAGCATAAAGCTTCTTTTTTTATGCTAGCCATAGCCCATTTTCTTTCCACGTTCGTTGAAATATTCGGCATATGGGTTCTCTTTGATAGGTTTAAGAGTCTGGGAGGCTGGACTTTGGCTGAAATGTCTCTAATATATGGGGTCATGCATATGGGTTTTGCAACGGCTGAAGCTTTTGCAAGAGGTTTTGACACTTTCAGCACTCTTGTAAAAAAAGGGGATTTTGATCGAATTTTACTAAGACCTCTTGGAACCCTCTTTCAGATAGCTACAAGGGATGTCCAAATGATGCGGATCGGAAGGTTTTTACAAGGGTTGGCTGTTCTTTCGTGGGGATTTTGGCAGCTAGATCTGTCTTTCTTTTCGTCTGCTTCACTTGTTGTTTTATTTGCCACAATTGGAACGACAGCTCTTTTCTACGGGCTATTTGTCATTCAAGCGACTTTGTCATTTTGGACAACTGAAACTCTTGAACTCATGAATATCACGACCTATGGCGGCATGGAAACCGGGCAATATCCGATAAATATTTACAACACCCCGTTCCGCCTTTTTTTTACTTTTATTATACCTTTGGCGGCCGTCGGCTATTACCCCATCTTGGCGGCTCTTAGACTAGAGGGGATTTACTTTTGGTTTGGCGCTATGGCTCCAATTGCCGGTATCGCATTCCTTTTATTTGCCATAAAACTTTGGGATTTTGGTGTAACACGCTATCGATCGACAGGAAACTAGAACCTTACAATTTGCTTGAAATCCTAATCTATGCTATGAAAAATTTTTTATAAAAAATGATTCATCCCCAAGATTAATAATGAGCGACAAAAATCAAAAAACAAGAATTTGCATAGCTGGCGCCGATCATGACAGAGAAGTTCCGGAAATCGACCTTTTAAGCCCCTTAAAGATACGAGGAGTGACTTTTAGAAATCGCATCGGGATGTCCCCTATGTGTCAATATAGCGCAAAAGATGGCTATGCAAGTGATTGGCATCTTGTAAATGTGGGCTCAAGGGCTGTTGGCGGGGACGCTCTTTCTATGGTTGAAGCGACTGCCGTCACAAAAATAGGGCGTATTTCTCCCGGGGATCTTGGGATTTGGGAAGACGGCCACATTGAGATGCTCTCCCGAATTGCTGCATTCATAGAAAGTCAGGGGGCGGTTCCAGGCATTCAGCTTGCCCACGCGGGGCGAAAAGCGAGTGTCGAAGTTCCATGGAAAGGCGGTCAAAGATTAGGCCTGAAAGAAGGCGGTTGGGATACTATTGCCCCAAGTGCCATACCTTTTAATGAAGGGGATCCACTCCCTAAGGCGCTTGATGAAAAAGAAATCTTAGGACTCATACATGATTTTAAGGAAGGCTGTAAAAGAGCTTTAAAAGCAGGTTTTAAAGTGATTGAAATTCACGCCGCCCATGGGTATTTGCTTCATGAGTTTCTCTCGCCTTTAAGCAATAAAAGAGCCGATGCTTATGGCGGAAGTTTAGAAAACAGGATGCGGCTTCTTTTACAGATAGCACAAGAGTTTAGGCGTCTAATTGGAGATGAGCTCTGTCTTTTTGTGCGTATTTCTGCGACTGACTGGGTTGAAAAAGGATGGGACGTTGAAGAGGCCATTATTTTAGCTAAACATTTAAAGGCAATAGGGGTGGACCTTATAGATGTCTCCACAGGCGGCATGGTTCCAAAAGCGTCAATTCCAGTCGCAAAAGGCTACCAAGTTCCTTTTGCCAAGCAAATTCGAGAAAATGCCGGAATTAAAACGGCGGCCGTCGGCCTTATTACAGACCCTTTGCAGGCCAATGAAATTATAACGGGGGGGGATGCCGACTTTGTGTTTTTAGGCCGTGAGTTTTTAAGAGAGCCCTATTGGGCCTTAAAAGCAGAACTAGAGTTAGGGGCGCAATCTAATTGGCCCCTTCAATATGGCTATGCGGTCAAGAGACGTTAAGGCTGCACCAATTTTCTAGCAGACCAATTGTCCTTTTCATCAAGTTGAAAATGTACCGGTACACAGTTATCAATTTTCCAGTCATGTTTGACTTTCATAAGGGAGCAAATGGCAAAGTGAATCCCGCCATGAGCTACAATGAGGACAGGACCTTCCTCCGAAAGAGCTAGATTTACAGCATGTCTTGCTCTTTCGACAAACTGCATCACGGCAGTTGAAAAATTAAGATTGGCCATTGTTTTCCAAACTTCGGGATGGCACTCTGCCAAGCCTTCTATTTCTACTTGAGGAGAAGCTAAGTTGACACTGATAAGGTCCTTAGTTTCCCGAGCCCTAGTTAGAGGACTAAAGCAAATTGTTTTTATTGGAAGCTTTCTAACTATTGGCTCTATGGCAAGAGCTTGGCTTTTTCCCGTTTCATTCAAGCAAATTTCAGAAGAATCAGAATAGACCCCTTTTAAGTTGTAATCGGTTTGTCCATGTCTTACGAAATAAAATTCTTTTTTTGTGATCATTTTTGTAATTCCTTATAAAACTCTATTGCTTCAATGGCGCCGAGCATTAGAGGAAGCGTTGAGATTTCTTCCAACGACAGCCATCGATAAGCTTGGTGTTCTTTTGAGAGATGAATTTCAGGCAATTCTGCAAGAGTTACCTCGAAGAGGTGATAAATGTAATCGCACTTAGGTTTTCTCATAAATAAAAGATCTAAAGATCTTATAGAGTCTTTTGAATCGATTCGAATGCCGGTTTCTTCAAAGAGTTCCCGTTCCATCCCATCTTCCGGCAATTCACCGTTTTCAAGTTTACCGGCGGGGACGCCATAGTGAAAAGCTTCCTCTTTTTCTTGGGAAAGCTGTAAAATTAAAATTTTATCTTCGTGTTTTACGTAAGCTGCTGTCACATAAACATGAGTTTTAAAGTCAGAAGGCTTTTTTCTAAAAACTTGAATCATAAGGAACTAAAGTTAATTTTTTTAAAAATTTTATATTAAATCATTCCTTTAATTCAACAACTTTAATCGATGATAGCGGTCATCTCTTTTGTTTTTCAGAGGGCAATTATTTTTGATCCGTGTAATGTTTTCCGATTTCCGGGGAATTAAGTAGAAAAAATGGCATTCGTCATTGATAAGTTACCAAAAGCGTTACTTTCTTTTATAAGCAATTGCTATTTTATGTTTGCCTAGAGGAAATTAGTTATCATTCTTTTATAAATCCCTTTAAAAGCATAAGCTCCGCATTTAAAATGGCAGAGCCGGCAGCTCCCCTAATAGTGTTGTGTGAAAGCAATACAAATTTCCAATCTAATAGAGGGCATTTCTGCAAGCGTCCAAGGGAGACCGTCATCCCATTATTTAGGTGCCTATGAAGTTTAGGTTGGGGATGCGCCCTATCCTCAAGGTAAATTAAGGTTTCTTTAGGCAGAGAAGGGAGGGAGAGGTTATTTTGAAATGAAACCCCAAAGCGTTTCCAGGCATCGATGATGTCTTTCGCCTCGCTTGTTTTTTTTTGTAAACTTAATGAAACGCAAGCCATATGCCCATCCATGACAGCTACCCTATTGCATTGAGCGCTAATCTGCATGGGATAGGGTTTAATAGCAGCCCCCTTTAATTCTCCTAAAATTTTGAGAGGTTCTTGTTCGATTTTTTCTTCTTCACCCGAAATAAAGGGAATCACATTATCTAAGATGTCAAAGCTTGAAACCCCGGGATAGCCGGCCCCGGAAACGGCTTGGAGGGTTACGACATGGACTTTATCAATCCCGAATTCTTGTGCAAGCGGTTTTAGTGCGGTTGTTAACCCAATGACTGAGCAGTTAGGGTTGGTTACGATACGCCCTTTATGGCTTTGATGATTCAACAAGTTAAGATGATCGCTATTGACCTCAGGAATGATTAAAGGGACATCCTCATCCATCCTGTGATTTTTAGAATTTGAGATTACAGTGAAGGAAGCTTTCGCAAAATTGGTTTCAATATCTCCTGCCACACTAGAATCAAGGCCTGAAAAGACAACTTTCGGAAAATGTTCGGGTGTGCAAGGATGCAATTTAAACTGAGCTATTTTAGTTTCCAGGGGAGCTGCCATTCTCCATGTCATGGCTTCTCCATAAAATTTTCCGGTTGATTTTTCTGATGCGCCAAGCGCTTTTATTTCAAATAAGGGATGGTTGCTTAAAAGTTCGACAAATTTTTGCCCAACAACCCCTGTTGCCCCAAGAATTCCGACAGGAATTTTTTTTGATAAATGAAACATAGAAAACCTCTTAAAAATTGGAAAGAAGCTTACCAACAAAAAAATTGGATAGCTAGAGGAGATTTTTATTAATTTAAAAAATAGTTCAAGCTGTTTTATAATATCTTCCGACTTAAAAAATCCAAAACCTAAGGTTCTAAGATGTCTGACAAGCCCTTATTGGAATTTCAAATGCAGAAATTGATACGTGATAAGATCCCGGATCTTTTTAGCAGTGATGAAGTCTTATTCAAAACAGAAATTTTAGATGAAGCTTGTTATCGCAAAGAGTTAAAAGAGAAACTTAAGGAAGAAACTTTTGAAATTCTGAATACTTCAACCAAAGAGGAACTGAAAGAAGAACTTGCAGACCTTTTAGAAGTCATCGAGTCTATTATTAAGGCGGAAGGGCTTTCTTGGGAGGAGGTAAAGCAAATACAAAAAAAAAAACGTGAATCAAAAGGCGGGTTTGATTCAAGGCTTTTAGCTCATTGCGTACAAATTAAAGAAGGAAATAAAGAAGCTTCCTATTTTAAAAAGAGGGATCTTTCTATGGAGCACGATTGTTTATTCTGCAAGTTTCTCCGGGATGATTCAAAAATAGAAGTGGTCGGGCGTTTCAAGCACTGTTTTGTTATGAAAGACAGATACCCGGTGGCGAAAGGACACATTTTAATAATACCCTATGTGCACTATGAGAATTGGTTTGAAGCAAAACCCGAAGTACAGCATGAAATCATTGAAATACTAAATGTTATGAAAAAAAAATGGGATAAAGTATACGCGCCTGACGGATATAATATAGGCGCGAATGCGGGAAGAGCTGCCGGACAAACGGTCATGCATCTTCACGTTCATCTAATTCCACGCTATAAAGGAGACATGGAAGACCCAAGAGGAGGCGTAAGAGGTGTCATCCCTGAAAAGCAAAAATACGGATAAACTCTTATCTTTTTTTCTTCGCTTCAATAATTGAAAATTCGGTCGCTGTCGGGTAAATATCCACGATCTGGAATCCAGCTTTTTCAAGCATTTCTTTAAACGCCTCTCCTGTTCTTTCTTTACCGCCTGTAATCATCATCATTTGCATGTCCATACAATTGGCGTACCTCGACCGGTCTTTAGGAAGTAAAATAGTTTCTATAATTAGGAGCCGGCTCTTTTCAGTCATCGCCTCATAGCACTTAGCCAGTATTTTTTCTGATTTTTCCTCTTCCCAATCATGTAGAACAGATTTTAATAAATAGGCGTCTCCACCTTCCGGAATCGATTCAAAGAAATTACCCGCTACAAGCTCGCATCTTGGACTTTCTAGAAGAGGGGATCTTATTTTTAAAATCTCAATCACTTCAGGAAGCTCAAAAATCATTCCCTTTAAGTTCGGGTTATCGTTGAGTAAGGCAATCATAAATTGTCCATAGCCGCCGCCAATGTCATAAATAGTATGAAATTTTTTAAAGTCGTAGGAGGCGATAGAAGATTGGATGACAGCTTGCGATTTTTGTTTCATCGCGTCTTGAAAAAGCGCAGCTCGTAAAGGGTTTTCTTTAAAATAAGTGAACACGGGTTTTTGATGGGTTATTTCAAAAGCCGGAGTATTCAGTTTTAAAGAAGGCACGATCGCATCCCAGGCTTCATGGATTTCTTCTCCAAAAAATAGGGAGAGGGAGTAAAGGGACTCGGGATGCTTTTTTGCAAGAAGAAGACTTAAATCAGAATTTATAAAAAGGCCTTCGTTTTCTTCAGCAAAAAGTCCAAAACCGACTAACATTTTAAGAAGTCTTTTTAAGGAAAGCTCATCTGTTTCTGTTAGCAAAGAAAGTTCTTTGACTGTTTTTGGACCGTCCAGCAAATGATCTGCGATTCCAAGCTCTGTGGCAGCGTAGACCCCCCTTGTGACCCATTCTCCTGAAAGCAGCATCAATAACTTTTCTCTTGCAGCTTCATCTTTCTCCATAGAGGTCAGGGGCAAAGGCGTCACTAAAACACTCAAAACAAGAAAATATTTAAAAAATAATTTCATAAGGTCTTCCTAAACTTGAATTTTCTAAGGATATTAGAGAAAGGTTTTAATTCTAAAAAGAAAAATTTATTTGATAAAGGCTTCTTGTTGAGTAAGTTGACTTGTTAGGATTTATTATATATAATTAACAAACCTTAAAAAATAATGTTTTTTAATTATGATAATTTGTGCATTTGTTTTCATAGTTGCTGTTTTTATGATCATCTATGAAACAAAGATTCCGGGAAGAAATTGGCCCATAGTAAGACATTGGTGGCAGAGAGCTTGTCTGCTTAATGGATTTCAAGTAGGGGTTGTTTATTTAGCCGGCCTTACATGGGATCGATTTTTTTTAAAGTGGCATCATGGTTTTCTCTCTCATTTGAGTCCTTTTTTTGGCGGGATGTTAGGCTACCTTGTCATCACTTTTATCTTTTATTGGTGGCACAGGTGGCGCCATAAAAGCGATTTTCTATGGCGATTTTTCCATCAGCTTCACCATAGCCCGAGCCGGCTTGAAATTGCGACTGCCTTTTACAAACACCCTTTTGAGCTACTTGCCGATAGTTTTATTTGCAGTTTGATCCTTTACCCCATGCTTGGGCTCAGCCGGGAGGCTGCGGCAAATGCTGTTTTATTATCGGGACTTGCAGAGCTTTTTTATCACTGGAATATTAAGACTCCTTATTGGCTCGGGTTTATCTTTCAAAGACCGGAAAGCCATTGCATTCATCATCAAGACGGCGTTCATTCTTACAACTACTCTGATTTGCCCTTGTGGGACATGCTCTTTGGAACTTTTAAAAATCCAAAGAGTTGGGATGGAAAATGCGGGCTTGGAGAAGAACAAGAAAATCGCTTTATGGATATGCTTAAAGGAATCGATGTTTCTAAAGAATAAATTAATAGCCCCAAAAAGTAGAAAAGGGGTCGCCCTTTTCCTGATGGCCTTAAGCCTTTTGCAAATGTCAGGGGATATTTTTAACATTCCTGTCTTAAAAGCCATTGGGGCTTCTTTTGGGGCATCTCCGGCTCCTAAAGTTTTTTCTTCTATAGATAGCCTTGAAACTTTTTCTTCAGAATTTTACTTGACCTGGCAAGATAAACAAGGCCTTTGGCAAAAGCAAAAGCTAACCCCTGAGCTTGCCAAAAAATTTAAGGGACCTTATAACAGACGCAATGTCTATGGCGCTATTTTATCTTACGGTCCGGTGTTTTCTAAAAATGCCATTCTTACTCCCGCCTACGAAGCCATCTTGTCATATGCTGTCAGCGAGAAAGGTTCTTTTTTTAAAG from Criblamydia sequanensis CRIB-18 includes these protein-coding regions:
- a CDS encoding ABC transporter ATP-binding protein — protein: MSIISVKDLYKEFHVPVRKKGFLGSLRSLFSRQSLTRVAINHVSFDVHEGELLGYIGPNGAGKSTTVKLLSGILLPTSGEVKILGKTPWVNRVETARQIGVVFGQRTQLWWDLPVIESFDLLRDIYRVSDQNYKKILDTLTSTLELSKILNVPVRQLSLGQRMRCDLAASLLHSPKILFLDEPTIGLDAVSKLAVRDFIKHLNKEHKVTVLLTTHDMDDIESLCKRVLILNEGQIFLDGPLSTLRKKMLPERHLIVDMDKEIEGIEIEGAEVFKREGHRLYIRFNPDVISTPKLISEITGKHAIHDLYVENPPIEEIIAKFYRDANL
- a CDS encoding ABC transporter permease, with protein sequence MSPYIALFNARLLTLIQYRVAAFAGFLTQIFWGLIKTMILTAFFLEAKGPEPITLMQGITFIWLGQGFLQLLPWNIDKEIESDIRSGNVAYELVRPLDLYSLWFARALAMRVVLTLMRSPFLLLIAFLFFGLPLPDSFLSGLAFLGSLCLAALLSSAITTLVHITLFWTLSGEGILRLLPHFTIVLSGLVVPLPLFPEWMKPVINSQPFRGIIDIPSRIYTGVIPASEVLFYYAFQAFWILSLVLLGKFLIGRALKKVVIQGG
- a CDS encoding NTP/NDP exchange transporter, which codes for MNSFVSILQWLCRFNFGNFEKEEFKKFLRLGLIFGLIIGVYWTLRPLKDAIFIQLVDKMQLPFAKTFSVLALIPLVMVYTRLIDKFSKERMLILLPSFYGVMIFGFSLLMLWLQMPKEQFLSLSLTFKVFARITGYFWYLFVESFGSLVVALFWAFSTNITNPNAAKKGFPLIVALGQLGGVILPYNIGGLPHRLQLSTDALSLFILSLLVFALIPLVRHFFKATPKELFDSFGLEKKENDQKEKSEPGFLEGLKLVAKHRYLLGLFFVNFIYEFIVTLFDFNFKIAAASTFTGVALSNYLSLYGSSVNLISLLCLLFGISNITRFLGVGAALCLMPMIVGFALFGFLTIDSLNFLFMLMVGSKAINYALNGPALKQLYIPTTSQVRFQAGAWIETFGSRASKEAGSLFNILLTPLQANFGQVLGKSYYLMLSGYLGFPLLLLWAFLALFLGRSFKNAVQSKQIIC
- a CDS encoding DUF1214 domain-containing protein gives rise to the protein MSMKSLWVFVIFMAIFGSGLLFANLNQNKEDLIEETTIYGYPLALKDATNEVRTKTNHPTSRKAPLKDLSKEPLVLKVLKIPIVDRPFSDSEDLKFNEDGSLDILIQKEKPKDTFNWLPSPQLCRFMNVKVQSLRRMRSL
- a CDS encoding LysR family transcriptional regulator, producing the protein MKKLDQETNSLKNLRIADLELFITAARLKSLGKAAKLHYLSQSAASAVIQRVEFAFGRLLCKHEKRQFKLTKEGELLLPKAESWLKNLKEIVAKKEKAPIRVATTQALARVLIPSAIVLDKIELKLMRPDHAYRSLLQGESDVAICLDNALWEGVTAEELGITSFQLYSANKNAKHDPVLIPEDQMEVLSFQQKWQEFHNAPLPIKSRLPSWSLIYDICKDSKEIGFLPCFLTLRSNLFPVSDQPKASKYRILALYRNPEITIEKRLKALFKVWKLIFTN
- a CDS encoding branched-chain amino acid transport system II carrier protein, with the translated sequence MKTKGLVLSTGFALFSMFFGSGNLVFPIAVGQDCGGSILFASMGILLTGVLVPFLGVLGILLYKGDLPSFFSCFGKKGLFLFTFLSLALMGPFGVLARCLTVAHGALELIMPGTPLAVSSGILCCLVFLLTINKNKIVDLLGTFLTPLLLLFIGIIAFYSLKDGSSIEGNMNSIEAFKNGFFQGYQTMDLLAAFFFSTFVIKHLFDHSKNLECEKTTLKVFFKASFIGGAILSSVYVALVAMGWNYSSLLADKLPQEMLGAIALQSLGPYAAPLVCLAVIFACLTTAIVLASLFSDFLRVEVAKGKLNAPLSLAITLLISFLVSNLEFSGIAKFIGPILEVTYPALIVLTLVNIFNKFYGYKTNHWPFTATLAAKLCLI